The following proteins are encoded in a genomic region of Chryseobacterium cucumeris:
- a CDS encoding polyprenyl synthetase family protein, which yields MANTVEEIKRPINDEMKLFEQKFYESMQSKVALLDKVTRFIVTTKGKQMRPMFVFLCAKLVGEVTEKTYRGASMIELIHTATLVHDDVVDESFKRRNFFSINALWKNKIAVLVGDYLLSKSVLLSTDHKDYDLLGVISRTIREMSEGELLQLEKARKLDITEEVYYEIIRQKTATLIAACCEIGVLSNNADEALAKKMMDFGTYTGMAFQIKDDLFDYLSSNVIGKPVGIDIKEQKMTLPLIHTLKIAPEKDRKYYFDTIKRYNNNPKRVKELIEFVKSSGGLDYAITVMKEFQQKAQNILNEFPDSEARKSLHIMLDYVIERKF from the coding sequence ATGCAGAGTAAAGTAGCTTTATTGGATAAAGTAACCCGTTTTATTGTTACCACCAAAGGAAAGCAGATGCGTCCTATGTTTGTGTTTCTTTGTGCCAAACTGGTGGGTGAGGTGACGGAAAAAACATACCGCGGTGCTTCAATGATCGAACTGATCCACACCGCTACTCTGGTACACGATGATGTGGTTGATGAAAGTTTTAAACGTCGTAATTTCTTTTCAATCAATGCACTGTGGAAAAATAAGATTGCAGTTTTGGTGGGGGATTACCTTTTATCAAAATCAGTTCTACTATCTACAGACCACAAAGATTATGATCTGCTTGGCGTGATTTCCAGAACGATCCGTGAAATGTCTGAAGGAGAACTTCTTCAGCTGGAAAAGGCCAGAAAGCTGGATATTACGGAAGAGGTTTATTATGAAATTATCCGGCAGAAAACAGCAACACTGATTGCGGCATGCTGTGAAATAGGAGTTCTTTCCAATAATGCGGATGAAGCTTTAGCCAAAAAGATGATGGATTTCGGTACTTATACCGGTATGGCATTTCAGATTAAAGATGACCTTTTCGATTATTTAAGTTCAAACGTGATCGGTAAGCCTGTTGGAATTGATATCAAAGAACAGAAAATGACCCTGCCTTTGATTCATACCCTGAAAATAGCGCCTGAAAAAGATAGAAAGTATTATTTCGATACCATAAAACGATATAATAACAATCCCAAACGAGTAAAAGAGCTGATAGAATTTGTGAAAAGCTCAGGTGGATTGGATTATGCCATTACGGTGATGAAAGAATTTCAGCAGAAAGCTCAAAATATCCTGAATGAATTTCCGGATTCCGAAGCAAGAAAATCACTGCATATTATGCTGGATTATGTCATTGAAAGAAAATTCTGA
- a CDS encoding thiamine pyrophosphate-dependent enzyme: protein MQTTYIETQQISFQDFKNQILEDYRLGRISREMSYLGRREVLTGKAKFGIFGDGKELPQLAMAKVFRNGDFRSGYYRDQTFALAIDALTVESFFAQMYADTSVEREPASAGRQMNGHFATRSLHEDGSWKDLTAQKNISSDISPTAGQMPRLLGLAQASTIYKSVKFDGSEKFSREGNEIAFGTIGDASTAEGHFWETLNAACALQVPMIVSIWDDGYGISVPTKNQRAKADISEMLSGFQRKEGENQGCEIIQVRAWDYPALLDAYAKAEHFARTESVPVVVHVVDVTQPQGHSTSGSHERYKNEERLAWEAEYDGLAKFKEWILNYSIEIDGKEEVIATAEELEAIDEEAKKAAKAGQKAAWENYQKAISELIQSVLPLVENLKGQNAEVENYIAHFNKLISKAKKDIFHLVRQTLLATRGTNSAERNQLMQKYNEVSAVEKDNYSSHLYSQSQWKAENVQEIKPVYSDSSEEVDGRVVIRNNFDKIFEKYPETLIFGEDTGNIGDVNQGLEGMQEKYGALRIADTGIREATILGQGIGMAMRGLRPIAEIQYLDYVLYCLQGMSDDLATVHYRTKGGQKAPLIIRTRGHRLEGIWHSGSPMAGILNLSKGILVLVPRNLTKAAGFYNTMLQADEPAIIVECLNGYRLKEKQPDNLGEFTVPVGKIEVTKEGKDVTLVTYGSTWRIVTEAANELEKLGISAEVIDIQSLIPFDLSHEIAESVKKTNRLVVIDEDVEGGTTGFILQQILEKQKAFRYLDSDPLTISANDHRPAYASDGDYFSKPSADDMVEKIYAMFNETNPQKYPAIF, encoded by the coding sequence ATGCAAACAACCTATATTGAAACACAGCAAATATCCTTTCAAGATTTTAAAAATCAGATACTTGAAGACTACAGGTTAGGAAGGATCTCTCGTGAAATGTCTTATCTCGGAAGGAGAGAAGTACTCACTGGAAAAGCTAAATTTGGAATTTTTGGGGATGGAAAAGAACTTCCTCAGCTTGCAATGGCGAAAGTTTTCAGAAATGGAGACTTCCGTTCAGGATATTACAGGGATCAGACTTTTGCATTGGCAATAGATGCCTTGACGGTAGAAAGTTTCTTTGCGCAGATGTATGCAGATACCAGCGTGGAAAGAGAACCTGCTTCAGCCGGAAGACAAATGAACGGGCATTTCGCAACAAGAAGTTTACATGAAGACGGAAGCTGGAAAGATCTGACAGCTCAGAAAAATATTTCTTCCGATATTTCTCCTACAGCAGGGCAGATGCCAAGATTATTGGGATTAGCTCAGGCTTCAACTATTTATAAAAGCGTAAAATTTGACGGTTCAGAAAAATTCTCAAGAGAAGGGAACGAAATTGCTTTCGGAACCATTGGGGATGCTTCTACAGCAGAAGGACACTTCTGGGAAACCTTGAATGCTGCATGTGCTCTTCAGGTTCCAATGATTGTTTCTATCTGGGATGATGGGTATGGTATTTCAGTTCCTACAAAAAACCAGAGAGCAAAAGCGGATATCAGTGAAATGCTAAGTGGTTTTCAGAGAAAAGAGGGAGAAAACCAGGGGTGTGAAATTATCCAGGTGAGAGCCTGGGATTATCCTGCATTATTAGATGCATACGCTAAGGCAGAACATTTTGCAAGAACAGAAAGTGTACCGGTGGTAGTGCACGTGGTTGATGTTACTCAGCCACAGGGACATTCTACATCCGGATCTCACGAAAGATATAAAAACGAAGAGCGTCTTGCATGGGAAGCTGAGTATGACGGTCTGGCGAAATTCAAAGAATGGATCCTGAACTATTCTATCGAAATTGATGGGAAAGAAGAAGTGATTGCTACAGCTGAAGAACTGGAGGCTATTGATGAAGAAGCGAAAAAAGCAGCAAAAGCCGGACAGAAAGCAGCCTGGGAAAATTATCAGAAAGCCATTTCAGAACTTATTCAGTCTGTTTTACCTTTAGTAGAAAACCTTAAAGGGCAGAATGCTGAAGTTGAAAATTATATCGCTCATTTCAACAAATTGATTTCAAAAGCTAAAAAAGACATCTTCCATCTGGTAAGACAGACTTTACTGGCGACAAGAGGAACAAATTCTGCGGAAAGAAATCAGCTGATGCAGAAATACAATGAAGTATCTGCTGTTGAAAAAGATAACTATTCTTCTCACTTATATTCTCAATCCCAATGGAAAGCTGAGAATGTTCAGGAAATCAAACCTGTATATTCTGACAGTTCCGAAGAGGTAGATGGAAGAGTAGTGATCAGAAACAATTTTGACAAAATTTTTGAAAAATATCCTGAAACTTTAATCTTTGGAGAAGATACCGGAAACATTGGTGACGTCAACCAGGGATTGGAAGGAATGCAGGAGAAATATGGCGCTTTACGTATCGCTGATACAGGAATCCGTGAAGCAACAATTCTTGGACAGGGAATTGGTATGGCGATGAGAGGTTTAAGACCAATTGCTGAAATCCAGTACTTAGACTATGTTCTTTACTGTTTACAGGGAATGAGTGATGATCTGGCAACGGTACATTACAGAACGAAAGGAGGCCAGAAAGCTCCGTTGATTATCAGAACAAGAGGTCACAGATTAGAAGGAATCTGGCACTCAGGTTCTCCAATGGCTGGTATTCTGAACCTTTCAAAAGGTATTTTGGTATTGGTTCCTAGAAACCTTACGAAAGCAGCAGGATTCTACAACACAATGCTTCAGGCTGACGAACCTGCGATCATCGTAGAATGTCTGAACGGATACAGATTAAAAGAAAAACAACCGGATAACTTAGGCGAATTCACTGTTCCTGTAGGGAAAATTGAAGTGACAAAAGAAGGAAAAGATGTTACTTTGGTCACTTACGGATCTACCTGGAGAATTGTAACGGAAGCAGCTAACGAATTGGAAAAATTAGGAATTTCCGCAGAGGTAATTGATATCCAGTCATTGATTCCTTTCGATTTATCCCACGAAATTGCTGAAAGTGTTAAGAAAACCAACAGATTAGTAGTGATTGACGAAGATGTGGAAGGGGGAACTACAGGATTCATCTTACAGCAGATCCTTGAAAAGCAGAAAGCTTTCAGATACCTGGATTCAGATCCGTTGACGATCTCCGCCAATGATCACAGACCAGCATATGCAAGTGATGGTGACTACTTTAGTAAGCCGTCTGCAGACGATATGGTAGAAAAAATCTACGCTATGTTTAATGAAACAAATCCTCAGAAATATCCAGCTATATTTTAA
- a CDS encoding carboxymuconolactone decarboxylase family protein — MNYKEIAKETIGNLYRAHNSIRKSGIDEKLIALVELRVSQINGCAYCCSYHAKELFDFGVEQDLINRLPGWKHTNVYNDQQKLVLEWTEAVIYSKDNLESTKAKLIDQFSEREIVELTASITLMNTLNKLRIALAEED, encoded by the coding sequence ATGAATTACAAAGAAATTGCAAAAGAAACCATTGGAAATCTCTACAGAGCCCACAACAGCATTAGAAAATCCGGAATTGATGAAAAACTAATTGCCTTGGTGGAGCTGCGTGTTTCTCAAATCAATGGATGTGCCTATTGCTGTAGTTATCACGCTAAAGAACTTTTTGATTTTGGCGTTGAGCAGGATCTCATCAACAGACTTCCGGGCTGGAAGCATACCAATGTCTACAATGATCAACAAAAGCTTGTTTTGGAATGGACAGAAGCTGTCATTTACAGCAAAGATAATTTGGAAAGCACCAAAGCAAAGCTGATAGACCAATTTTCAGAACGAGAGATTGTAGAGCTTACCGCAAGTATTACCTTGATGAATACTTTGAATAAGTTGAGGATTGCTTTGGCGGAAGAGGATTAG
- a CDS encoding winged helix-turn-helix transcriptional regulator, translating to MKKNELMQYSCPLGKAMAALGSKWKPIIVLVIKDRKLRFGELAVRINVISRKVLTDQLREMETDGLVIREEFKELPPRVEYSLTEKGLALLPILYLLEEWEAKYQVKGQHEDKDCAFLNEDVKNKKAVNV from the coding sequence ATGAAAAAGAATGAATTAATGCAATACAGCTGCCCTCTGGGTAAGGCCATGGCCGCTTTGGGAAGCAAATGGAAGCCTATTATTGTTCTGGTGATTAAAGACAGAAAATTACGTTTTGGAGAACTGGCAGTACGCATTAATGTCATTTCCAGGAAGGTATTAACTGATCAGCTTAGAGAAATGGAAACCGATGGATTGGTTATTCGTGAAGAGTTTAAAGAACTTCCTCCAAGAGTGGAATATTCTCTTACAGAAAAGGGATTGGCTCTACTGCCGATTTTATATTTGCTGGAAGAGTGGGAAGCAAAATATCAGGTGAAAGGACAGCATGAAGATAAAGATTGTGCTTTTCTGAATGAAGATGTAAAAAATAAAAAGGCTGTCAATGTTTGA
- a CDS encoding NADH:flavin oxidoreductase — protein sequence MSTSSLFKPFQYKNLQLKNRIVMAPMTRAQSDNGVPTQNIADYYGRRAASEVGLILSEGTVINRPGSKNMQNIPDFYGTEALNGWKNVIDTVHQNGGKMGPQIWHVGDTRMTEDYPLVPMEKASTMTIEDIQDTIAQFAASAKSAKDLGFDCIEIHGAHGYLIDQFFWEVTNTRTDEYGGKTLKERSRFAVEVVKAIRAAVGEDFTIIIRLSQWKQQDYKTRLAFTPNEMEDWLLPLKEAGVDIFHCSQRRFWEPEFEGSDLNFAGWAKKITGQPTITVGSVGLNGDFLNAFAGQGTEKRDLTELIRRLDNEEFDLVAVGRAILQDYQWVQKIKDGNTEALLDFSAESMSVLF from the coding sequence ATGAGCACATCATCATTATTTAAACCGTTTCAATATAAGAATTTACAGCTTAAAAATAGGATTGTAATGGCTCCAATGACCAGAGCACAGTCTGACAATGGAGTTCCCACTCAGAATATTGCAGATTATTATGGAAGAAGAGCTGCTTCAGAAGTAGGATTGATTCTATCCGAAGGAACTGTTATCAACAGACCTGGATCAAAAAATATGCAGAATATCCCGGATTTCTATGGAACAGAAGCTTTGAATGGCTGGAAAAACGTCATTGATACTGTACATCAGAATGGAGGTAAAATGGGTCCTCAGATCTGGCACGTTGGAGATACAAGAATGACAGAAGACTATCCGTTGGTTCCAATGGAAAAAGCTTCTACGATGACCATTGAAGATATCCAGGATACCATTGCACAGTTTGCTGCGTCTGCAAAGTCAGCGAAAGATCTTGGTTTTGACTGTATTGAAATTCATGGCGCTCACGGATACCTCATCGACCAGTTTTTCTGGGAAGTAACCAATACCAGAACCGATGAATATGGCGGTAAAACATTGAAAGAAAGAAGCAGATTTGCTGTAGAAGTAGTAAAAGCAATCAGAGCAGCAGTAGGAGAGGACTTTACCATTATTATCCGCCTTTCCCAATGGAAGCAGCAGGATTATAAAACCAGACTGGCATTCACTCCAAACGAAATGGAAGACTGGTTATTACCATTAAAAGAAGCTGGTGTGGATATTTTCCACTGCTCACAGCGTCGTTTCTGGGAGCCTGAATTTGAAGGTTCTGACTTAAACTTTGCAGGATGGGCAAAGAAAATTACCGGACAGCCAACCATTACAGTAGGTTCTGTAGGTTTAAATGGTGATTTCCTTAATGCTTTTGCAGGGCAGGGAACAGAAAAAAGAGACCTTACAGAATTGATCAGAAGACTTGACAATGAAGAATTTGACCTTGTTGCGGTAGGTAGAGCTATTCTTCAGGATTACCAGTGGGTACAGAAGATCAAAGACGGCAATACAGAAGCTCTTCTGGATTTTTCAGCAGAAAGTATGAGCGTCTTATTTTAA
- a CDS encoding aminopeptidase C: protein MKNAKIASLLFVLSAGSMMFAQDDLINKLKNNQSQNANFQFTTLKDVGATSVKNQGSSGTCWSYSGNSFLESEMQRMGKKPVDLAEIFTARNSYHDKAKLYVLNNGAISWGDGGELHDVINMYKKYGAVPQDVYTGLKAGQTTNNFKEMQGKLKPVLDSLVQASSKGKLTDNWMDSVDAILDEYLGKVPANFTYEGKNYTPKTFAKEVVGINPEDYVELSSYKDYPYFQKFVVPIPDNWSHDSDWNVPMKDLTAIIDNAVNKGYSVGWATDVSEPYFSYKNGVAYVPDMDLDQITAENKQTLFTEPKKDKSITEDMRQKALNNLSTTDDHGMHIVGLAKDQTGKEYYMVKNSWGVTNDFAGYIYVTRPYVEYKSTAILVHKNAIPKSILKQLKPTKNIGL, encoded by the coding sequence ATGAAAAATGCCAAAATTGCATCATTACTTTTTGTTTTGTCTGCAGGAAGTATGATGTTTGCCCAAGATGACTTAATCAACAAGTTAAAAAACAATCAATCACAAAATGCTAATTTTCAGTTCACAACGTTAAAGGACGTAGGTGCGACTTCTGTAAAGAACCAGGGTTCATCAGGAACTTGCTGGAGCTACTCCGGAAACTCTTTCCTTGAATCTGAAATGCAGAGAATGGGCAAAAAACCTGTAGATCTTGCTGAAATCTTTACCGCAAGAAATTCTTACCACGATAAAGCAAAATTATATGTTTTGAATAATGGCGCTATCAGCTGGGGTGACGGAGGAGAACTTCATGACGTAATCAATATGTACAAAAAGTACGGTGCAGTTCCTCAGGATGTTTACACAGGATTAAAAGCAGGACAGACTACCAATAACTTCAAGGAAATGCAGGGAAAACTGAAACCTGTTCTTGACAGCCTTGTTCAGGCTTCTTCAAAAGGAAAACTGACCGATAACTGGATGGATTCTGTAGATGCTATTCTTGATGAATATTTAGGAAAAGTACCTGCCAACTTCACTTATGAAGGGAAAAACTATACTCCGAAAACATTTGCTAAAGAAGTAGTAGGAATCAACCCTGAAGATTATGTAGAATTATCTTCCTATAAAGATTATCCATATTTTCAGAAATTTGTAGTTCCGATTCCTGATAACTGGAGCCACGATTCTGACTGGAATGTTCCGATGAAAGATCTTACTGCAATTATTGATAACGCTGTAAATAAAGGATATTCTGTAGGTTGGGCAACGGATGTTTCTGAACCTTATTTCTCTTACAAAAACGGGGTAGCTTATGTTCCGGACATGGATCTTGACCAGATTACCGCTGAGAACAAGCAGACTTTATTTACAGAGCCTAAAAAGGATAAAAGCATCACTGAAGACATGCGTCAGAAAGCACTTAATAATCTTTCTACAACGGATGACCACGGCATGCATATCGTAGGTTTGGCAAAAGACCAGACTGGTAAAGAATATTATATGGTGAAAAATTCATGGGGTGTAACCAATGATTTTGCCGGATATATTTATGTAACAAGACCTTATGTTGAATACAAATCAACAGCAATCCTTGTTCACAAGAATGCCATCCCGAAAAGTATCTTAAAACAATTGAAACCGACCAAGAATATTGGTTTATAA
- a CDS encoding RNA polymerase sigma factor has product MEQELLLECQRNNRNAQRKVYEKMAGRLYAVCRRYLKNDEDIEEVLADTFYKIFTKITQLQNTETFEAWARKIAVNECLQKLRSDKGLFISQKENFPAHPEGTTENLSLEKDILSLLNFLPEGCRAIFNLFAIEGYPHKEIAAMLSISEGTSKSQLNFARKKLQELLVNQNI; this is encoded by the coding sequence ATGGAACAAGAATTATTATTGGAATGCCAGCGTAACAACCGCAATGCCCAGCGGAAGGTTTACGAGAAAATGGCGGGCAGACTCTACGCAGTCTGCAGACGCTATCTGAAAAACGACGAAGATATAGAAGAAGTATTGGCTGATACATTCTATAAAATCTTTACGAAAATTACTCAGCTTCAAAATACCGAAACTTTTGAAGCATGGGCAAGAAAGATAGCGGTAAACGAATGCCTGCAGAAGTTGAGATCAGATAAAGGACTGTTTATTTCCCAGAAAGAAAATTTTCCTGCTCATCCTGAAGGAACTACAGAAAACCTTTCTCTGGAAAAAGATATTCTGAGCTTACTGAATTTTCTTCCTGAAGGCTGCAGAGCCATCTTTAATCTTTTTGCTATTGAAGGATATCCTCATAAGGAAATAGCGGCGATGCTTTCCATCAGTGAGGGAACATCAAAATCCCAGCTCAATTTTGCAAGGAAAAAGCTGCAGGAACTTCTCGTAAATCAAAACATTTAA